AGTATAATTGCAAAATATTCTAATCATGGTACTCCCGATGGGGGCCCCGATGTTTTTTGGACTGAGTTTGTTTCTGCTGATGGTCTCATGAGTCAAGGCAGGGAAGTATTGAAAAGAGATTTAATTTTTAGTGATAATGAACGTCCAATAGTTGCGCAGCTTTTTGGTTCTAATCCTGAAGTTATGGAAGGTGCAGCAAGGCTCTGTATGGAGCTTGGATTTGATGGTATCGACATCAATATGGGTTGTCCAGATAAATCTATTGAGAAACAAGGATCCGGAGCAGCCATGATACAAAATCCTGAACAAGCTAAAGCTGTTATTGTTGCAGCGAAACGTGGGGCACCAACGCTACCAGTATCAGTTAAAACAAGGGTTGGCTATAACAAGGTCATACTCGATGATTGGTTGCCCCAACTACTTCGTTGCGATCTTGCTGCTATTACTGTTCATGCGCGGACTCGCAAAGAAATGTCGAGTGTGCCGGCGCGTTGGGAACACGTAAAAGAAGCTGTAGAAATTAGAAATGCTATAGGGGCAGAGACGCTCATTATTGGGAACGGCGATGTTAAAAATATTGAAGATGCAAAACAAAAAGCATTTGAAACCAATTGCGATGGTGTGATGTTGGGGAGAGCAATTTTTGGCAA
The Candidatus Nomurabacteria bacterium genome window above contains:
- a CDS encoding tRNA-dihydrouridine synthase: MASFWNSLPKPFFALAPMADVTDAAFRSIIAKYSNHGTPDGGPDVFWTEFVSADGLMSQGREVLKRDLIFSDNERPIVAQLFGSNPEVMEGAARLCMELGFDGIDINMGCPDKSIEKQGSGAAMIQNPEQAKAVIVAAKRGAPTLPVSVKTRVGYNKVILDDWLPQLLRCDLAAITVHARTRKEMSSVPARWEHVKEAVEIRNAIGAETLIIGNGDVKNIEDAKQKAFETNCDGVMLGRAIFGNPWLFAQSRNNQDSVQGILLEERLLVMVEHTKLFEELLGDIKSFAIMKKHFKSYIGSFEGAKEFRMQLMDEAKNSHDVEKIVDNFLAVHKNLL